Proteins encoded in a region of the Penaeus vannamei isolate JL-2024 chromosome 30, ASM4276789v1, whole genome shotgun sequence genome:
- the eIF2beta gene encoding eukaryotic translation initiation factor 2 subunit 2 isoform X1, producing the protein MTKEYLEMQISYNVEIFDPSLKKKKKKKTGFNLDAALADGSGTAATEPAPTGPENEVSEAPKEDTPDIDDMEMFGKKKGKKKKSKPFSMDDLNDALPETKEGSTAENEEKDPALAEVDEFDLDINFSKAKKKKSKKKKDLDVLIAEQEEALMDADDKDVEESVVCEETRETGDGWSGSERDYTYDELLERAFNQLREKNPEMATGEKKKFVMKPPQVVRIGSKKTAFANFSEICRLLHRMPKHLLQFLLAELGTSGSIDGNNQLIIKGRFQQKQIENVLRRYIKEYVTCHTCRSPDTILQKDARLYFLQCEQCNSRCSVAPIKSGFQAVANKQQRQAIRASKN; encoded by the exons ATGACCAAGGAATATCTTGAAATGCAGATTTCGTATAATGTAGAG ATCTTTGATCcaagtttgaaaaaaaagaaaaagaagaagaccggTTTCAACTTAGATGCAGCCTTAGCAGATGGCAGTGGCACAGCCGCTACAGAGCCAGCACCAACTGGCCCTGAAAATGAGGTCTCTGAGGCCCCTAAAGAAGACACACCAGATATTGATG ATATGGAGATGTTtggcaagaagaaaggaaagaaaaagaagtcaaaACCTTTCAGCATGGATGACCTGAACGATGCTCTGCCCGAGACCAAGGAAGGCAGCACtgcagagaacgaggagaaggaccCTGCCTTAGCTGAAGTGGATGAGTTCGACCTTGATATCAACTTCAGCAAagccaagaaaaagaagagcaagaagaagaaggacctTGACGTCCTCATTGCCGAGCAAGAGGAAGCCTTGATGGACGCGGATGATAAGGATGTTG AGGAGTCTGTAGTATGTGAAGAAACAAGAG AAACAGGAGATGGATGGTCTGGCTCAGAGAGAGACTACACTTACGATGAGCTCCTGGAACGTGCTTTTAATCAGCTCCGAGAGAAGAACCCAGAAATGGCAaccggagagaagaagaaattcgTAATGAAGCCCCCACAG GTTGTAAGAATTGGATCAAAGAAAACCGCATTTGCCAACTTCTCAGAAATCTGCCGCTTACTACATAGAATGCCGAAACATTTACTTCAGTTCTTACTGGCTGAGTTAGGTACCTCTGGAAGTATTGACG GTAATAATCAGTTGATCATTAAAGGCAGATTCCaacaaaaacaaattgaaaaTGTTCTTAGGCG ATATATCAAGGAATACGTTACCTGCCACACTTGCCGGTCCCCTGACACAATCCTTCAGAAAGATGCTCGACTTTATTTCCTCCAGTGTGAGCAGTGTAACTCTCGATGCTCTGTTGCACCCATCAAGTCTGGTTTCCAG GCTGTGGCCAACAAGCAACAGAGACAGGCCATCAGAGCCAGCAAGAATTag
- the eIF2beta gene encoding eukaryotic translation initiation factor 2 subunit 2 isoform X3, with product MTKEYLEMQISYNVEIFDPSLKKKKKKKTGFNLDAALADGSGTAATEPAPTGPENEVSEAPKEDTPDIDDMEMFGKKKGKKKKSKPFSMDDLNDALPETKEGSTAENEEKDPALAEVDEFDLDINFSKAKKKKSKKKKDLDVLIAEQEEALMDADDKDVETGDGWSGSERDYTYDELLERAFNQLREKNPEMATGEKKKFVMKPPQVVRIGSKKTAFANFSEICRLLHRMPKHLLQFLLAELGTSGSIDGNNQLIIKGRFQQKQIENVLRRYIKEYVTCHTCRSPDTILQKDARLYFLQCEQCNSRCSVAPIKSGFQAVANKQQRQAIRASKN from the exons ATGACCAAGGAATATCTTGAAATGCAGATTTCGTATAATGTAGAG ATCTTTGATCcaagtttgaaaaaaaagaaaaagaagaagaccggTTTCAACTTAGATGCAGCCTTAGCAGATGGCAGTGGCACAGCCGCTACAGAGCCAGCACCAACTGGCCCTGAAAATGAGGTCTCTGAGGCCCCTAAAGAAGACACACCAGATATTGATG ATATGGAGATGTTtggcaagaagaaaggaaagaaaaagaagtcaaaACCTTTCAGCATGGATGACCTGAACGATGCTCTGCCCGAGACCAAGGAAGGCAGCACtgcagagaacgaggagaaggaccCTGCCTTAGCTGAAGTGGATGAGTTCGACCTTGATATCAACTTCAGCAAagccaagaaaaagaagagcaagaagaagaaggacctTGACGTCCTCATTGCCGAGCAAGAGGAAGCCTTGATGGACGCGGATGATAAGGATGTTG AAACAGGAGATGGATGGTCTGGCTCAGAGAGAGACTACACTTACGATGAGCTCCTGGAACGTGCTTTTAATCAGCTCCGAGAGAAGAACCCAGAAATGGCAaccggagagaagaagaaattcgTAATGAAGCCCCCACAG GTTGTAAGAATTGGATCAAAGAAAACCGCATTTGCCAACTTCTCAGAAATCTGCCGCTTACTACATAGAATGCCGAAACATTTACTTCAGTTCTTACTGGCTGAGTTAGGTACCTCTGGAAGTATTGACG GTAATAATCAGTTGATCATTAAAGGCAGATTCCaacaaaaacaaattgaaaaTGTTCTTAGGCG ATATATCAAGGAATACGTTACCTGCCACACTTGCCGGTCCCCTGACACAATCCTTCAGAAAGATGCTCGACTTTATTTCCTCCAGTGTGAGCAGTGTAACTCTCGATGCTCTGTTGCACCCATCAAGTCTGGTTTCCAG GCTGTGGCCAACAAGCAACAGAGACAGGCCATCAGAGCCAGCAAGAATTag
- the eIF2beta gene encoding eukaryotic translation initiation factor 2 subunit 2 isoform X4, whose protein sequence is MADEEAIFDPSLKKKKKKKTGFNLDAALADGSGTAATEPAPTGPENEVSEAPKEDTPDIDDMEMFGKKKGKKKKSKPFSMDDLNDALPETKEGSTAENEEKDPALAEVDEFDLDINFSKAKKKKSKKKKDLDVLIAEQEEALMDADDKDVETGDGWSGSERDYTYDELLERAFNQLREKNPEMATGEKKKFVMKPPQVVRIGSKKTAFANFSEICRLLHRMPKHLLQFLLAELGTSGSIDGNNQLIIKGRFQQKQIENVLRRYIKEYVTCHTCRSPDTILQKDARLYFLQCEQCNSRCSVAPIKSGFQAVANKQQRQAIRASKN, encoded by the exons ATGGCAGACGAAGAAGCG ATCTTTGATCcaagtttgaaaaaaaagaaaaagaagaagaccggTTTCAACTTAGATGCAGCCTTAGCAGATGGCAGTGGCACAGCCGCTACAGAGCCAGCACCAACTGGCCCTGAAAATGAGGTCTCTGAGGCCCCTAAAGAAGACACACCAGATATTGATG ATATGGAGATGTTtggcaagaagaaaggaaagaaaaagaagtcaaaACCTTTCAGCATGGATGACCTGAACGATGCTCTGCCCGAGACCAAGGAAGGCAGCACtgcagagaacgaggagaaggaccCTGCCTTAGCTGAAGTGGATGAGTTCGACCTTGATATCAACTTCAGCAAagccaagaaaaagaagagcaagaagaagaaggacctTGACGTCCTCATTGCCGAGCAAGAGGAAGCCTTGATGGACGCGGATGATAAGGATGTTG AAACAGGAGATGGATGGTCTGGCTCAGAGAGAGACTACACTTACGATGAGCTCCTGGAACGTGCTTTTAATCAGCTCCGAGAGAAGAACCCAGAAATGGCAaccggagagaagaagaaattcgTAATGAAGCCCCCACAG GTTGTAAGAATTGGATCAAAGAAAACCGCATTTGCCAACTTCTCAGAAATCTGCCGCTTACTACATAGAATGCCGAAACATTTACTTCAGTTCTTACTGGCTGAGTTAGGTACCTCTGGAAGTATTGACG GTAATAATCAGTTGATCATTAAAGGCAGATTCCaacaaaaacaaattgaaaaTGTTCTTAGGCG ATATATCAAGGAATACGTTACCTGCCACACTTGCCGGTCCCCTGACACAATCCTTCAGAAAGATGCTCGACTTTATTTCCTCCAGTGTGAGCAGTGTAACTCTCGATGCTCTGTTGCACCCATCAAGTCTGGTTTCCAG GCTGTGGCCAACAAGCAACAGAGACAGGCCATCAGAGCCAGCAAGAATTag
- the eIF2beta gene encoding eukaryotic translation initiation factor 2 subunit 2 isoform X2 produces MADEEAIFDPSLKKKKKKKTGFNLDAALADGSGTAATEPAPTGPENEVSEAPKEDTPDIDDMEMFGKKKGKKKKSKPFSMDDLNDALPETKEGSTAENEEKDPALAEVDEFDLDINFSKAKKKKSKKKKDLDVLIAEQEEALMDADDKDVEESVVCEETRETGDGWSGSERDYTYDELLERAFNQLREKNPEMATGEKKKFVMKPPQVVRIGSKKTAFANFSEICRLLHRMPKHLLQFLLAELGTSGSIDGNNQLIIKGRFQQKQIENVLRRYIKEYVTCHTCRSPDTILQKDARLYFLQCEQCNSRCSVAPIKSGFQAVANKQQRQAIRASKN; encoded by the exons ATGGCAGACGAAGAAGCG ATCTTTGATCcaagtttgaaaaaaaagaaaaagaagaagaccggTTTCAACTTAGATGCAGCCTTAGCAGATGGCAGTGGCACAGCCGCTACAGAGCCAGCACCAACTGGCCCTGAAAATGAGGTCTCTGAGGCCCCTAAAGAAGACACACCAGATATTGATG ATATGGAGATGTTtggcaagaagaaaggaaagaaaaagaagtcaaaACCTTTCAGCATGGATGACCTGAACGATGCTCTGCCCGAGACCAAGGAAGGCAGCACtgcagagaacgaggagaaggaccCTGCCTTAGCTGAAGTGGATGAGTTCGACCTTGATATCAACTTCAGCAAagccaagaaaaagaagagcaagaagaagaaggacctTGACGTCCTCATTGCCGAGCAAGAGGAAGCCTTGATGGACGCGGATGATAAGGATGTTG AGGAGTCTGTAGTATGTGAAGAAACAAGAG AAACAGGAGATGGATGGTCTGGCTCAGAGAGAGACTACACTTACGATGAGCTCCTGGAACGTGCTTTTAATCAGCTCCGAGAGAAGAACCCAGAAATGGCAaccggagagaagaagaaattcgTAATGAAGCCCCCACAG GTTGTAAGAATTGGATCAAAGAAAACCGCATTTGCCAACTTCTCAGAAATCTGCCGCTTACTACATAGAATGCCGAAACATTTACTTCAGTTCTTACTGGCTGAGTTAGGTACCTCTGGAAGTATTGACG GTAATAATCAGTTGATCATTAAAGGCAGATTCCaacaaaaacaaattgaaaaTGTTCTTAGGCG ATATATCAAGGAATACGTTACCTGCCACACTTGCCGGTCCCCTGACACAATCCTTCAGAAAGATGCTCGACTTTATTTCCTCCAGTGTGAGCAGTGTAACTCTCGATGCTCTGTTGCACCCATCAAGTCTGGTTTCCAG GCTGTGGCCAACAAGCAACAGAGACAGGCCATCAGAGCCAGCAAGAATTag